Proteins from a genomic interval of Oceanicoccus sp. KOV_DT_Chl:
- a CDS encoding pseudouridine synthase, translating into MAKIILLNKPFNVLCQFTDKEGRPTLADFIDLKGVYPAGRLDYDSEGLVLLTDDGQLQHQISHPNTKMSKTYWVQVEGIPSTIQLKPLTTGIILKDGPCRPAQVRIIEPPLLWPRTPPVRARATIPTCWLELTITEGRNRQVRRMTAAIGFPTLRLIRARIGDWHIQQLAPGQFAEHNLHSSSKKLPNKHFKPRKRTPKRHGKL; encoded by the coding sequence ATGGCCAAAATTATTCTGCTTAACAAGCCTTTCAATGTGCTATGTCAATTTACTGATAAAGAAGGCCGCCCTACTCTCGCAGATTTCATCGATCTAAAAGGCGTATACCCCGCTGGCCGGCTGGATTATGACTCTGAAGGCCTGGTGCTATTAACCGATGATGGGCAACTACAGCACCAAATTAGTCACCCCAATACCAAGATGTCGAAAACGTATTGGGTTCAAGTTGAAGGGATTCCCAGCACAATCCAACTTAAGCCCTTAACCACGGGCATCATACTCAAGGACGGACCCTGCCGCCCTGCACAGGTAAGGATAATTGAGCCACCACTCCTATGGCCCCGCACCCCACCGGTTAGAGCGCGCGCCACTATTCCTACCTGCTGGCTTGAACTCACCATTACCGAGGGTCGCAATAGACAAGTAAGGCGAATGACTGCAGCTATAGGCTTTCCTACCCTTAGACTTATTCGTGCTCGCATTGGTGACTGGCATATTCAGCAACTAGCACCGGGCCAATTTGCTGAACACAATCTCCACTCATCCAGTAAAAAACTACCAAACAAACATTTTAAACCGCGAAAACGTACACCTAAGCGCCATGGAAAGCTATAA
- the icd gene encoding NADP-dependent isocitrate dehydrogenase: protein MAYQYIKVPAEGEMITVNSDFSLNVPAQPIIPFIEGDGIGVDITPVMVKVVDAAVNKAYGDSKKISWMEIYTGEKAAEMYDGDWFPAETLDAIKEYSVAIKGPLTTPVGGGFRSLNVALRQELDLYTCLRPVRWFEGVPSPVKEPAKTNMVIFRENSEDIYAGIEWRADTPEAKKVIQFLQSEMGVSKIRFPDNCGIGIKPVSKAGTERLVRKAIQYAIDQDLPSVTLVHKGNIMKFTEGAFKDWGYELAEREFGASLLNGGPWMTLKNPVTGNDIVIKDVIADAMLQQVLLRPDEYSVIATLNLNGDYLSDALAAQVGGIGIAPGANLSDNIALFEATHGTAPKYAGLDKVNPGSLILSAEMMLRHLGWSEAADLIIDGMNGAIQAKTVTYDFERLMDGATLLKCSEFGDAIIAKMQA from the coding sequence ATGGCTTATCAATACATTAAGGTTCCTGCTGAAGGTGAAATGATTACAGTGAATAGTGACTTTTCGCTGAATGTCCCGGCACAGCCCATTATTCCCTTTATCGAAGGTGACGGCATTGGTGTAGATATCACCCCGGTAATGGTTAAGGTAGTGGATGCTGCTGTGAATAAGGCCTATGGTGACAGTAAAAAAATCAGCTGGATGGAAATCTACACGGGTGAAAAAGCAGCGGAAATGTACGACGGTGATTGGTTTCCCGCCGAAACGCTGGATGCAATTAAGGAATATTCCGTAGCGATTAAGGGGCCGCTAACCACTCCCGTTGGCGGTGGTTTTAGGTCGCTTAATGTGGCGCTGCGTCAGGAGCTGGATTTGTACACGTGTCTTCGCCCCGTGCGCTGGTTTGAGGGTGTACCATCACCGGTTAAAGAGCCCGCTAAAACTAATATGGTGATCTTTCGGGAAAATTCGGAAGATATTTATGCTGGTATTGAGTGGCGTGCAGACACTCCTGAAGCTAAAAAAGTTATTCAGTTCCTGCAAAGCGAAATGGGTGTGTCGAAAATCCGCTTTCCTGATAACTGTGGTATTGGCATTAAGCCAGTATCAAAAGCTGGCACCGAACGCCTGGTAAGAAAGGCCATACAATACGCAATCGATCAAGATTTACCTTCAGTGACGTTGGTGCACAAGGGTAATATCATGAAGTTTACGGAAGGCGCCTTTAAGGATTGGGGGTATGAATTGGCCGAGCGGGAATTTGGCGCCTCATTGCTTAATGGCGGTCCATGGATGACGCTTAAAAACCCGGTGACGGGTAATGATATTGTGATTAAAGATGTGATTGCCGATGCCATGTTGCAGCAAGTGCTGCTTCGCCCTGACGAGTACAGCGTGATCGCGACCCTTAATTTAAACGGGGATTACCTGTCTGATGCTTTGGCTGCTCAGGTAGGGGGGATTGGTATAGCGCCAGGAGCCAACCTAAGCGATAACATTGCATTGTTTGAAGCGACACACGGTACTGCGCCAAAATACGCGGGCTTGGATAAGGTAAACCCAGGTTCGTTGATATTGTCTGCAGAAATGATGTTACGGCATCTAGGCTGGAGTGAGGCGGCAGATTTGATAATTGATGGGATGAACGGAGCTATTCAGGCGAAAACCGTAACTTACGATTTTGAACGCCTGATGGATGGTGCCACTTTGCTAAAGTGCTCGGAGTTCGGTGATGCCATAATTGCCAAAATGCAGGCATAG
- a CDS encoding NUDIX hydrolase: MEWQPHVTVATIVEQDGKFLLVEELCNNELVFNQPAGHLDPNETLAQAAIRETMEETGWTVELIGVVGVGLYTSPHNDTTYHRTTFHAKAVAHDAQQPLDEGIQQAVWMSYEEVLAVADRMRSPMVIRTIEQYLAGHRYPLDLVYD; encoded by the coding sequence ATGGAATGGCAGCCACACGTCACCGTTGCGACCATCGTGGAACAAGACGGTAAATTTCTATTGGTAGAAGAACTGTGTAATAACGAACTGGTTTTTAACCAACCTGCGGGGCATCTGGATCCGAACGAAACCCTGGCGCAAGCAGCCATCCGTGAAACCATGGAAGAAACTGGCTGGACTGTAGAGCTAATAGGGGTTGTGGGAGTAGGTTTGTATACCTCACCCCATAATGATACAACTTACCATCGCACCACATTTCACGCCAAAGCTGTGGCTCATGATGCTCAGCAGCCACTAGATGAGGGGATTCAACAGGCAGTATGGATGAGTTACGAAGAAGTATTAGCCGTGGCGGATAGAATGCGCTCGCCGATGGTTATCCGCACTATTGAACAATACCTGGCTGGGCACCGCTACCCACTGGATTTAGTGTACGATTAA
- the cspD gene encoding cold shock domain-containing protein CspD has protein sequence MKTGIVKWFNNAKGFGFILPEGGGADIFAHYSSIDMDGYKTLKAGQTVTFDTINGPKGLHATGIQSANSESVAEVTQITTENS, from the coding sequence ATGAAAACCGGAATAGTAAAGTGGTTCAACAACGCTAAAGGATTCGGTTTTATCCTTCCAGAAGGGGGTGGTGCTGATATATTCGCTCATTACTCTTCAATTGATATGGATGGCTATAAAACACTGAAAGCGGGTCAAACTGTTACCTTTGATACCATTAATGGGCCCAAAGGTTTACATGCTACCGGCATTCAGTCAGCTAATTCCGAAAGCGTTGCTGAAGTTACTCAGATTACAACAGAAAACAGCTGA
- the purB gene encoding adenylosuccinate lyase — protein MELSALTAISPIDGRYGSKTAQLRGVFSEFGLIKSRVIVEIRWLQCLAAHQQIQEVPAFSAEANALLNKLADNFSESDAQAIKHIEKTTNHDVKAVEYFLKNAIADNNELNAVNEFIHFACTSEDINNLSHALMLKEGRDLMLTEMNAIIDKMVSLSHDYASTPMLSRTHGQTASPSTMGKEFANVVARLRRQVEQVSSVQLLGKINGAVGNYNAHISAYPDIDWQANAQQFVESLGINWNPYTTQIEPHDYIAELFDAMARFNTILLDLDRDIWGYISMGFFKQKVVAGEVGSSTMPHKVNPIDFENSEGNLGLANAILSHMASKLPVSRWQRDLTDSTVLRNMGVGMGYSLIAYQATMKGLGKLELNPARLADDLNNSWEVLAEPIQTVMRRYNIEEPYEKLKALTRGQTINRETLNTFVDTLDIPEQAKAELRELSPASYIGNAIDQANNI, from the coding sequence ATGGAATTATCAGCTCTCACCGCCATTTCTCCAATTGACGGCCGCTACGGCAGCAAGACTGCACAGCTACGCGGCGTTTTTAGCGAGTTCGGTTTAATTAAAAGCCGAGTGATTGTAGAAATACGCTGGTTACAATGTCTGGCTGCCCACCAACAGATACAAGAGGTACCCGCATTCAGCGCTGAAGCCAATGCGCTGCTAAACAAGTTGGCAGACAATTTTTCCGAGAGCGATGCACAAGCGATCAAGCATATCGAAAAAACGACCAACCACGATGTCAAAGCGGTGGAGTATTTTTTAAAAAACGCTATCGCCGATAATAATGAGCTCAATGCTGTCAATGAATTTATCCACTTTGCCTGCACCTCCGAAGATATCAATAACCTGTCGCATGCACTGATGTTAAAAGAAGGCCGTGACCTTATGCTGACTGAAATGAATGCCATCATCGACAAAATGGTCAGCCTCAGTCACGACTATGCCAGCACACCGATGCTATCGCGCACCCACGGCCAAACAGCTAGCCCTTCAACTATGGGCAAAGAATTTGCTAACGTGGTTGCTCGTCTGCGACGTCAAGTTGAGCAGGTCAGCTCGGTTCAATTGTTAGGTAAAATAAATGGCGCAGTAGGTAACTACAACGCACATATTTCTGCCTATCCCGATATTGACTGGCAAGCTAATGCCCAGCAGTTTGTAGAGAGCCTGGGTATCAACTGGAACCCTTACACCACCCAAATCGAACCCCATGATTATATTGCCGAGCTGTTTGATGCGATGGCTCGTTTCAATACTATTTTATTAGATCTGGATCGCGATATCTGGGGCTATATTTCGATGGGTTTTTTCAAACAAAAAGTGGTTGCTGGTGAAGTTGGCTCATCGACTATGCCCCACAAAGTTAACCCCATTGATTTTGAAAACTCAGAAGGTAATCTCGGCTTAGCCAATGCAATTCTCAGTCATATGGCCAGCAAACTTCCAGTTTCCCGTTGGCAGCGCGACCTTACCGACTCCACCGTTTTACGCAATATGGGGGTGGGTATGGGTTACAGCTTAATTGCCTATCAAGCAACAATGAAAGGGTTAGGTAAACTTGAACTCAATCCAGCGCGGCTAGCAGACGATTTAAATAACAGCTGGGAAGTATTAGCCGAACCCATTCAAACCGTAATGCGTCGCTACAATATTGAAGAGCCTTATGAAAAACTGAAGGCATTGACTCGAGGCCAAACCATCAATCGCGAAACGCTGAATACCTTTGTCGATACGCTGGATATACCCGAACAAGCTAAAGCCGAATTACGGGAATTATCACCGGCTAGCTATATTGGCAATGCAATAGATCAAGCCAACAATATATAA
- the clpS gene encoding ATP-dependent Clp protease adapter ClpS has protein sequence MGKHQNLLLTLTMAGDEDLPPDDEREGDVAVAESIPQLKPPPLYKVVLLNDDYTPMEFVVEILESFFRMNREQATQVMLTVHTQGKGVCGIFTKDIAETKAAQVNQYARDCQHPLLAEIEASEDE, from the coding sequence ATGGGTAAACATCAAAATCTTCTACTAACATTAACCATGGCAGGGGATGAAGACCTTCCGCCGGATGACGAGCGGGAGGGCGATGTTGCGGTAGCGGAATCGATTCCGCAGCTTAAGCCACCACCGCTGTACAAAGTAGTCTTACTTAACGATGACTATACTCCAATGGAGTTTGTGGTTGAGATTTTAGAGTCGTTCTTCCGGATGAATAGAGAGCAGGCGACTCAGGTGATGCTAACCGTACATACCCAAGGAAAGGGGGTGTGCGGTATTTTCACCAAAGATATTGCGGAAACTAAAGCGGCGCAAGTGAATCAATATGCTAGGGATTGTCAGCATCCCTTGTTGGCCGAGATAGAAGCTTCCGAAGATGAATAA
- the mnmA gene encoding tRNA 2-thiouridine(34) synthase MnmA, producing the protein MTHPKPIKVIVGMSGGVDSSVSALLLQQQGYQVEGLFMKNWDEDDGTEYCTAKDDLADAQSVSDKLGIPLHTANFAAEYWDNVFEHFLQEYKAGRTPNPDILCNREIKFKAFLDYALTLGADYIATGHYTRKRGHGETAQLIKGLDCNKDQSYFLHAVGGHEIAKTLFPVGELEKPEVRRLAEEHGLITHNKKDSTGICFIGERRFKDFLQQYLPAQPGNIEDVEGNAMGEHSGLMYHTIGQRQGLGIGGVKGASEEPWYVVDKDLERNVLIIAQGSQHPRLFKQALNASQIHWIDGNGPELPFECMAKVRYRQADQRCQVRATDSGYQIVFQQAQRAITPGQSVVLYVDDCCLGGGVIEKAYNLSTTVTI; encoded by the coding sequence ATGACCCACCCCAAACCAATCAAAGTCATCGTCGGTATGTCCGGCGGGGTCGACTCTTCCGTATCCGCCCTGCTGTTACAACAACAGGGCTATCAGGTGGAAGGCTTATTTATGAAGAATTGGGACGAGGATGATGGCACCGAATACTGCACCGCCAAAGACGATCTGGCTGACGCCCAATCGGTTTCGGACAAGCTTGGCATCCCTTTACACACCGCTAATTTCGCAGCCGAATATTGGGATAATGTTTTTGAACATTTTCTGCAAGAGTATAAAGCTGGTCGCACACCCAATCCTGACATTCTGTGCAATCGCGAAATAAAATTTAAAGCGTTTCTCGATTATGCGTTAACGCTTGGTGCTGATTATATTGCCACCGGCCACTACACCCGCAAGCGGGGCCATGGCGAAACTGCACAGTTAATTAAGGGGCTGGACTGTAACAAAGACCAAAGTTACTTCCTCCATGCCGTGGGCGGTCATGAAATTGCCAAAACTTTATTTCCCGTTGGCGAACTGGAAAAACCGGAAGTTCGCCGTCTGGCTGAAGAACATGGCTTAATTACCCATAACAAAAAAGACAGCACAGGTATCTGCTTTATTGGTGAGCGCAGATTCAAAGATTTCCTCCAGCAATACTTACCTGCACAACCAGGTAATATCGAAGATGTTGAGGGCAATGCCATGGGTGAACACAGCGGCTTGATGTACCACACGATAGGGCAGCGGCAAGGACTGGGGATTGGCGGCGTCAAAGGGGCCAGCGAAGAGCCGTGGTACGTAGTAGACAAAGACCTGGAACGAAATGTACTAATTATCGCTCAGGGCAGCCAGCACCCTCGCCTCTTTAAACAAGCACTCAACGCTAGCCAAATACACTGGATTGACGGCAACGGGCCTGAGCTTCCGTTTGAATGCATGGCCAAAGTTCGCTATCGCCAAGCCGACCAACGCTGCCAGGTACGAGCCACTGACAGCGGCTATCAAATCGTTTTTCAACAGGCCCAACGTGCCATTACCCCAGGCCAGTCAGTGGTACTCTACGTTGATGACTGCTGCCTCGGCGGTGGCGTCATCGAAAAAGCCTACAACCTTTCAACTACGGTAACCATTTGA
- a CDS encoding NADP-dependent isocitrate dehydrogenase, whose amino-acid sequence MTDISKIIYTLTDEAPALATYSLLPIVNAFSNVAGVTVEPRDISLAGRIISSFPENLTAEQKIDDALAELGELTLKPEANIIKLPNVSASIPQLKAAISELQALGYNIPNYPETPSSDVEEDIKSRYAKILGSAVNPVLREGNSDRRAPASVKQFAKKNPHRMGPWSQASRTHVAHMRGGDFFSSEKSVTVERDCAVRIELNKADGSVEVLKEKTDLLKSEVIDGMFMSRKALRRFFEEQIEDAKETNLLFSLHVKATMMKVSHPIVFGHAVTVFYKDLFEKHAETFAALGVNPNSGLGNVYEKIEQLPLSQRAEIESDIQKCYQNRPEIAMVNSDKGISNLHVPSDVIVDASMPAMIRDSGMMWGADGKLKDTKAVIPESTYATIYQEVINFCKTHGAFDPTTMGTVPNVGLMAQKAEEYGSHDKTFEVPSDGVVKVIDDQGNVLLEHSVEQGDIWRMCQAKDAPIRDWVKLAVNRARASGMPAIFWLDEERAHDAQLMLKVERYLKDYDTDGLDIRIMAPVVAIRFTMERLIRGQDTISVTGNVLRDYLTDLFPIMELGTSAKMLSIVPLMNGGGLFETGAGGSAPKHVQQFEEEGHLRWDSLGEFLALSVSLEDLADKTNNAKAKILATTLDQATAELLDNNRSPSRKVGELDNRGSHFYLALYWAKALAAQNEDAELQAVFGKLAANLSENEQAIVAEMNQVQGQPTDIGGYYRPNQELATKAMRPSAIFNTALETFS is encoded by the coding sequence ATGACTGATATATCCAAGATTATTTATACATTGACTGATGAAGCCCCGGCATTGGCGACCTATTCGCTTTTGCCAATTGTAAATGCGTTTAGCAACGTGGCTGGAGTGACAGTCGAACCTAGGGACATCTCTTTAGCGGGAAGAATTATTTCCAGCTTTCCAGAAAATTTAACCGCTGAGCAAAAAATTGATGATGCACTGGCTGAATTAGGTGAGCTAACCCTGAAGCCAGAAGCCAATATCATTAAGTTGCCGAATGTGAGCGCGTCTATTCCTCAGCTGAAGGCTGCAATCAGCGAGTTACAAGCACTAGGATATAATATTCCCAACTACCCTGAAACTCCATCTAGCGACGTTGAAGAAGATATTAAATCACGCTATGCCAAAATATTAGGTAGCGCAGTAAACCCGGTATTACGTGAAGGTAATTCTGATCGACGCGCTCCTGCGTCAGTAAAACAATTTGCGAAGAAAAATCCACACCGCATGGGGCCATGGAGTCAGGCGTCACGCACACACGTTGCTCATATGCGCGGTGGTGATTTCTTCTCCAGTGAAAAATCAGTCACTGTTGAGCGCGACTGTGCTGTTCGTATTGAATTAAATAAAGCAGATGGCAGCGTTGAAGTGCTCAAAGAAAAAACCGATTTACTAAAAAGTGAAGTGATCGACGGTATGTTTATGAGCAGAAAAGCGTTACGTCGCTTTTTTGAAGAGCAAATTGAAGATGCTAAAGAAACCAATCTATTATTTTCTTTGCATGTTAAAGCGACCATGATGAAGGTGTCCCACCCGATAGTGTTTGGCCATGCTGTAACAGTGTTTTACAAAGATTTATTTGAAAAACACGCTGAGACTTTTGCGGCATTGGGTGTTAATCCAAATAGTGGACTTGGTAATGTTTACGAAAAAATTGAGCAGTTGCCATTATCACAGCGCGCTGAAATTGAAAGTGATATTCAAAAATGCTACCAAAACCGTCCAGAAATCGCGATGGTAAATTCTGATAAAGGTATCTCCAATTTACATGTGCCCAGTGATGTAATCGTTGATGCATCTATGCCTGCGATGATTCGTGATTCGGGTATGATGTGGGGAGCTGATGGCAAATTAAAGGATACCAAAGCGGTTATTCCTGAAAGCACCTATGCAACAATTTATCAGGAAGTTATTAACTTTTGTAAAACCCACGGTGCCTTTGATCCTACTACCATGGGTACAGTGCCTAACGTTGGCCTTATGGCGCAGAAAGCTGAAGAATACGGCTCGCACGATAAAACGTTTGAAGTGCCTAGCGATGGTGTGGTGAAAGTTATTGATGATCAGGGCAATGTTTTGCTCGAGCACTCAGTCGAACAAGGCGATATCTGGAGAATGTGTCAGGCCAAGGATGCTCCCATTAGAGACTGGGTGAAGTTGGCTGTTAATCGTGCACGTGCTTCCGGTATGCCAGCTATTTTCTGGTTAGATGAAGAGCGCGCTCATGATGCTCAATTAATGCTGAAGGTTGAGCGTTATCTGAAAGACTACGATACCGATGGCTTGGATATTCGCATCATGGCACCTGTTGTGGCGATTCGTTTTACCATGGAGCGTTTGATTCGTGGACAGGATACTATTTCAGTAACCGGTAACGTATTACGCGATTATTTGACAGATTTGTTCCCGATTATGGAATTGGGTACCAGTGCCAAGATGTTGTCAATTGTGCCGCTAATGAATGGTGGCGGTCTGTTCGAAACGGGTGCTGGTGGGTCTGCTCCAAAGCATGTCCAGCAATTCGAAGAAGAAGGGCATTTACGCTGGGATTCATTGGGGGAGTTTTTAGCGCTGTCTGTTTCGTTGGAAGATCTTGCTGATAAAACAAACAACGCGAAAGCTAAGATATTGGCGACTACACTGGATCAAGCTACAGCTGAGTTATTAGATAATAATCGCTCTCCTTCACGTAAGGTCGGCGAGCTGGATAATCGTGGTAGCCACTTTTATTTGGCTTTGTACTGGGCGAAGGCTTTAGCTGCTCAAAATGAAGATGCAGAGTTGCAGGCTGTATTTGGTAAGCTGGCAGCTAATTTGTCTGAAAACGAGCAGGCCATTGTCGCTGAAATGAATCAAGTTCAGGGTCAGCCGACTGATATCGGTGGTTATTACCGTCCCAATCAAGAGCTGGCGACTAAAGCTATGCGTCCAAGCGCGATATTTAATACTGCCTTGGAAACTTTTAGTTAA
- the hflD gene encoding high frequency lysogenization protein HflD: MNNSATISQTIALAGVLQSAYLVDQIARTGNAAAESFNPSINSLFQFDPDNAADVYSGVHGVKLGLQLLSDILGGNSRNEYRTVVRYTMGMLYLEKKLSAKSELLQIIRSRLEHTALKAEHFSDNINSTTANIAAIYQDTLSTFKFRIQISGSAQQLQNTTNANNIRALLLAGIRGSVLWRQSGGKRWHLILSRQRLITTARELLDSL; the protein is encoded by the coding sequence TTGAACAATAGCGCGACTATCTCTCAAACCATCGCTTTAGCGGGTGTATTACAAAGTGCCTATTTGGTGGATCAAATTGCGCGTACAGGGAATGCTGCCGCTGAAAGCTTTAACCCCTCAATTAACAGTCTATTCCAATTTGACCCGGACAATGCTGCTGACGTATACAGCGGCGTGCACGGGGTTAAATTAGGCCTGCAACTGCTCAGCGACATTCTCGGCGGCAATAGCCGTAACGAATACCGTACGGTGGTGCGCTATACAATGGGTATGCTCTATCTGGAAAAAAAGCTTTCCGCCAAAAGTGAGCTACTGCAAATAATCCGCAGCCGACTGGAGCATACCGCCCTTAAAGCCGAGCACTTCAGTGACAACATCAACTCAACCACCGCCAATATAGCCGCCATTTATCAGGATACTCTCAGTACCTTTAAGTTCCGTATTCAAATAAGCGGGAGTGCCCAACAGCTACAAAATACTACCAATGCCAACAACATCCGCGCTTTACTGCTGGCGGGAATTCGTGGCTCGGTGTTATGGCGGCAGAGTGGTGGCAAGCGCTGGCATTTAATACTCAGCAGACAGCGTTTAATCACAACCGCCAGAGAGTTACTTGATTCACTATAA
- the clpA gene encoding ATP-dependent Clp protease ATP-binding subunit ClpA: MLSKDLEQTLNLAFKGARTKRHEFMTVEHLLLALVDNSVAADVLVACGANLSQLRTELVDFVDSTTPLIPERELDRETQPTLGFQRVLQRAVFHVQSSGKKEVTGANVLVAIFSEQESQAVYFLKQQTVARLDVVNYLTHGISKVAGHSDQDGDHDQSHVDEDQSGGSVEKSPLENFATNLNEEARLGRIDPLVGRSGEVERVSQILSRRRKNNPLLVGESGVGKTAIAEGLAKLIVDGEVPEILKESVVYSLDMGSLLAGTKYRGDFEKRFKGLLADLKKREHSILFIDEIHTIIGAGAASGGVMDASNLLKPLLSSGRLRCIGSTTFQEYRGIFDKDRALSRRFQKVDVLEPSVDETYQILKGLKSRFEEHHDLKYTDKALQVAAELSDRYINDRFMPDKAIDVIDEAGAFQRLQPEDKRKSTIGVSEIEAVVAQIARIPPKSVSSDDKESLQKLEENLKMVVFGQDEAVASLATSIKLARAGLKSVEKPIGSFLLAGPTGVGKTEVSNQLAKILGLELIRFDMSEYMERHTVSRLIGAPPGYVGFDQGGLLTEAVTKHPHSVVLLDEIEKAHPEVFNLLLQVMDHGTLTDNNGRKADFRNVIFLMTTNAGAESSSRRSMGFTEQDNTTDAMEAITRLFTPEFRNRLDAIVQFNALPEEVVLTVVDKFLMELQGQLDDKKVTLQVDDDARRWLVEKGYDKNMGARPMARIIQEHIKKPLAEKVLFGTLSKDGGVVVVRVENGELVVEEEALA, from the coding sequence ATGTTAAGTAAGGATCTGGAACAAACATTAAATCTGGCCTTTAAAGGCGCCAGAACCAAACGGCATGAGTTCATGACAGTTGAGCACTTGTTGTTAGCGTTGGTTGATAACTCAGTTGCTGCCGATGTGCTAGTGGCCTGTGGTGCAAATCTAAGCCAATTAAGAACTGAGCTGGTGGATTTCGTTGACTCTACTACGCCGTTAATTCCCGAGCGCGAATTAGACCGTGAAACTCAACCCACTTTGGGTTTTCAGCGAGTGCTTCAGCGTGCTGTTTTTCATGTGCAATCATCAGGTAAAAAAGAGGTTACCGGGGCGAATGTGCTGGTGGCTATTTTTAGTGAGCAGGAAAGTCAGGCCGTTTATTTTTTAAAGCAGCAAACAGTTGCGCGACTTGATGTCGTAAATTATTTAACCCATGGTATTTCTAAAGTGGCAGGTCATTCAGATCAGGATGGTGATCATGATCAGTCGCATGTAGATGAAGATCAATCTGGCGGTTCTGTAGAAAAAAGTCCCTTAGAAAACTTCGCTACCAATTTGAATGAAGAGGCGAGGTTAGGGCGTATCGACCCCTTGGTTGGTCGTTCTGGTGAAGTGGAGCGGGTGTCGCAAATATTATCGCGTCGCAGAAAAAATAACCCATTATTGGTTGGTGAGTCCGGCGTAGGTAAAACTGCAATAGCTGAAGGACTTGCCAAGTTGATCGTTGATGGTGAAGTCCCCGAGATTCTAAAAGAAAGTGTGGTTTACTCTCTAGATATGGGCTCTTTATTAGCGGGTACCAAATACCGCGGTGATTTTGAGAAGCGCTTTAAAGGCTTGTTAGCTGATTTAAAAAAACGTGAACATTCCATTTTATTTATTGATGAAATTCATACCATTATTGGTGCCGGCGCTGCATCGGGCGGCGTCATGGATGCGTCAAATTTATTAAAACCATTATTAAGTTCTGGTAGATTGCGCTGTATTGGTTCAACCACCTTTCAAGAGTATCGCGGTATTTTTGATAAAGATCGGGCGCTGAGTCGCCGCTTTCAAAAAGTCGATGTATTGGAGCCTTCAGTGGATGAAACCTATCAGATCCTTAAAGGCTTAAAGAGTCGGTTTGAAGAACATCATGACTTGAAATATACCGATAAAGCTTTGCAGGTTGCCGCTGAATTATCCGATCGTTATATCAATGATCGATTTATGCCAGATAAAGCGATCGATGTAATTGATGAAGCAGGCGCGTTTCAGCGTTTGCAGCCAGAAGATAAGCGTAAGTCAACGATTGGCGTTAGTGAAATCGAAGCAGTGGTTGCGCAAATTGCACGTATTCCACCAAAATCGGTTTCTTCGGATGATAAGGAATCATTACAGAAGCTGGAAGAAAATCTTAAAATGGTAGTGTTTGGTCAGGATGAGGCGGTTGCTTCGTTGGCCACTTCCATCAAGTTGGCCAGAGCTGGATTAAAGTCTGTAGAAAAACCGATTGGTTCATTTCTATTGGCGGGCCCAACGGGGGTCGGTAAAACAGAAGTCAGTAATCAGCTGGCTAAAATTTTAGGTCTCGAGTTGATTCGTTTCGACATGTCTGAGTATATGGAGCGTCACACAGTGTCGCGTTTGATTGGCGCACCTCCTGGCTACGTTGGTTTTGATCAGGGTGGTTTGTTGACAGAGGCGGTGACAAAACACCCACACTCTGTCGTATTGTTAGACGAAATTGAAAAGGCGCACCCCGAAGTCTTTAACTTATTGTTACAAGTTATGGATCACGGTACGTTGACGGATAATAACGGTCGCAAAGCAGATTTTAGAAATGTAATCTTTTTGATGACCACAAATGCCGGCGCGGAAAGTAGCAGTCGTCGTTCGATGGGCTTTACAGAGCAAGATAATACGACTGACGCAATGGAAGCCATTACTCGCTTGTTTACGCCGGAGTTCCGCAACCGATTAGATGCTATTGTCCAATTTAATGCTTTACCTGAAGAAGTAGTGTTAACAGTGGTAGATAAATTCTTAATGGAGTTGCAAGGTCAGCTTGATGATAAGAAAGTCACACTCCAGGTTGATGATGATGCACGCCGTTGGTTAGTTGAAAAAGGCTACGATAAAAATATGGGTGCACGTCCTATGGCTCGTATTATTCAGGAACACATCAAGAAGCCATTAGCAGAAAAAGTGCTGTTCGGTACTTTATCCAAAGACGGGGGTGTGGTGGTTGTTCGCGTTGAAAATGGAGAGTTGGTAGTAGAGGAAGAAGCGCTGGCTTAG